Proteins from one Ranitomeya variabilis isolate aRanVar5 chromosome 1, aRanVar5.hap1, whole genome shotgun sequence genomic window:
- the LOC143797373 gene encoding olfactory receptor 12D1-like, with amino-acid sequence MTSDNLTSVPYFVLAGLEVQADLQLTLFFSFLLVYIITIVANISIMIIVISDLALHTPMYFFLWNLAFLDICYSTAVVPKMLTDLMLQKKIISFYGCMLQVHFFHFLGSTEAILFSAMSYDRYMAIAFPLRYSVLMSSTICLCLALCSWILGFCHALLHTIMTFRLPFCGPNIVKHFYCDFKPVLNLACTDVSVNLKMLPRVTGTLTITTLMLTILFYILIIRFLIKIKTSQGRIRALSTCSGHFTVVTLQYGTAIFIYALPSRKDSFGQDRAAAIMFTVITPALNPILYTLRNKDMKKAMKKLFKRSN; translated from the coding sequence ATGACCTCAGATAATTTAACTTCTGTACCTTATTTTGTCTTAGCCGGCCTAGAAGTTCAGGCTGATCTTCAGTTGACTCTTTTCTTTAGTTTTCTCTTGGTATACATAATAACCATCGTAGCAAATATATCCATAATGATTATAGTTATTTCCGATCTCGCTCTCCACACACCCATGTATTTCTTCTTATGGAATCTGGCTTTTCTCGACATCTGTTACTCAACGGCGGTTGTCCCCAAGATGCTCACAGATCTCATGCTTCAGAAGAAGATAATCTCATTTTATGGTTGCATGCTACAAGTCCATTTCTTCCACTTCTTGGGTAGTACAGAAGCTATATTATTTTCAGCCATGTCCTATGACAGATATATGGCTATTGCATTTCCTCTGAGATACTCAGTACTTATGAGTTCTACCATCTGTCTATGTTTGGCCTTGTGTTCTTGGATTCTTGGGTTCTGCCATGCATTATTGCACACCATAATGACTTTTAGGCTTCCTTTTTGTGGGCCAAATATAGTAAAACATTTCTACTGTGATTTTAAACCAGTGCTTAACTTGGCCTGTACAGATGTATCTGTTAATTTGAAGATGCTTCCTAGAGTTACTGGAACATTAACTATAACAACCTTAATGCTAACGATCCTTTtctacatcttgataatcagatttCTTATCAAAATAAAGACCTCACAAGGACGAATACGAGCATTATCCACATGTAGCGGACATTTCACTGTTGTTACTCTCCAGTATGGAACAGCTATCTTTATTTATGCTCTACCATCTAGAAAAGACTCTTTCGGTCAAGATCGAGCAGCTGCCATTATGTTCACTGTCATAACTCCAGCTTTGAACCCAATTTTATATACATTGAGAAACAAAGACAtgaagaaagcaatgaaaaagttattCAAAAGATCTAATTGA